The DNA region AAAGAAGATTTTCCCGCACTAAAGGCACCAAATAGCGCCACTGTAAACCCTCTATTTGTTAATCTTTCAGCCTTTTCTGCTAATTCATCAGCCAGTTTTTGAAAGCCAGGAAGGTTGGTTACAAGCTTTGAAGCCTTTTCTAAGCGATTAATCATTTGTTGGACATGGTCAGGTTCCTCTGCTGCTGCTTTAATGCTTATTTTTACAGGTGCAGGTTTGTTTATCGTTTTTATGGCGAATTCAGCGTCAGCCCTGGCTGTCTTTTCCTGCCCATACACCACTTCAAAATCTTGTTCCGCTTGGTTAAAAAGCTGAATAGTATCTAGATTGAAATTCGACACTTGGGTTAATAACTGTGTTACTATTTTTCCTTCTTCCTCGTTTTGAGTTTCTAGGTTTGAAACTTTTTCCAAGGCACCCACATATCTTTCGATTTTCTGATATTCAACATGATACATCTTCTTTAATTTTTCAGTTTTCTCCGTTAAAAAGGCAAGGAAAACCGTTTTAAATTCTTCTATCTCGAGACGGGCTATTTTTTTGATTCCGTTTGCAATATCCTCCGTGTAATGAAGAACATATTCTCCAGATAATCTTGCCCCCTGCTTAACGGTCTCATTTACCAATTCAACCGGTATTTTTACCGTAAAAGCTTGAGCAATCGTCTGTAATTCTTGGTTATCAAGATCATGTTCTTTTACTAACGTTAACAAATATTCACGTAAATGCCACTCGAGCTGGGACTTTGTTTTTTCAAGCAATTCCTGATAAAAACGATCACGTCTTGTCTTCTTTTCTTCCATAGTTTTTTGCTTGGTAAATAAAAGTCCCACCTTAAATTCTGGCTGATAGGCTTCCAGAAATGCCTCCGCTAAGGCTCTCGTTTGAAAGGGCATTAAATAGGCATTCTTCATAATTTGAACAATTTGGGCATCCATTTCCTTTTCTGTATCTGTTACTCCACCGGAAAGGGTCTGAAGATTTATTTTAATTTCTTGATAGCTGTGGTGTAGTTTCTCTCTGTCCTCATCAGGTAGTTCATTAAGAATTTCAATGGCCGGTTGAAGTTCTTCTTCGCTTATTATCCGCATTTTCTCAAGATGATCTTCGGCTATTTTCTTTAAAGAATGAAAGATTGATTGCTGTAAAAATTGATCCTTTGTTTGCAACTTTTGTGAGATAAATTGCTGTAGTTCGTTAAATTCATTATGCTGATGGTCCTCGAACTTCAAGGAAGTATAGTAAATTCGGGCCGGCTCAACACCCCAAGCAGAAAAGGAATCCAGTACACTTTGCTGAAAGTCTAGAAAACTCAACTCATCTTCTCTATGTTTATCCACTTGGTTAATCACCAAGTAAACCTCTTTACCGGCTTCCGTTAACTCCTTGGTAAATAAAAAGTTTAACTCGGCCTGAACATGATTATAGTCCATTACATAAAAAACCAAATCGGCAAGATGGATCGCAGATTCAGTGGCTATCCGATGGGCATCATCGGCCGAATCAATTCCAGGTGTGTCCATTATTACCGTCTCGGCAGGTAGCGGTGAATCGGCATGGCTGATTTCAATTTCTTCAATTTGATCGCCATCTTTACAATGATTTTTTACCAATTCATAATCATATGGAGCTAAATAGAGGCGTGGTTTTTCATTTTTGAAAAAAACTTTTGCATATTCTTCACCCGATTTTACTTTTACCAGATTGGCACTGGTCGGAATAGGGCTCGATGGCAGCAGGTTTTCGCCTACTACCCTATTAATCATTGTCGATTTCCCTGCAGAAAAATGGCCGCAAAAAGCAATCATAAACTCTCTGTTTTCAAGTTTTTTAGCTAGTTGCTTCGTTTTTTCCGCATTTTCAACATCACCTTGTTTGTTAAGGTAACCGTAGATTGCAGTAATTTTACTTTTTAAAGCTTGAATGGTGTCTTGCTGGTTCGCCGTTTGGACCATATCACTTTCCCCTTGTTCACAACTTTGTAATATTTTTATTTTATACGATTATTTAAACTTTTCATATTAATTTTACTTATGAGCAAATGTAAGTAAACATTCATGCCTTTTTTTCAGACACTTCGATATTATTAATATGTAGTTCAAAAAGTGAGAAAGGTTGTGGAATATGGAAGTCGTAAAACCTCGAACGGTTCCAACGGAATTAATCATTCTAAGGCATTTAAACACCCGAATGGAATTAACACCAAATGATAAGCAGTTGTATGTATACCTTGAGAAGGGCTATGTAGGGGAAGTTACGTTTGAAATTTTGACGTATCAACTTCAGAGTGATGTGTTAATTTTACGAGACTTGTTACTTGAGGTTAATAATACCTTGTTTCAAATCGACACATTAATCATCTCAGCTGACATCATTTACCCTTGTGAAGTGAAAAATTATGAAGGAGATTATTACTATCAATCTGACAGGCTCTACACGAAATCTGGAAGTGAGATAAAAGACCCGCTGCTGCAGTTAGAACGATGTGAATCCTTGCTCCGACAATTTCTCCAAAAAACAGGATACACTTTTCCACTTGAATCAAACGTTATTTATGTCAACCTCAAGTTTACTCTCTATCAAGCACCCTTAAATAAGCCAATTATTTTTCCATCACAGCTAAACGCCTGTATGATAAAACTGGATAAGAGTCCTCCTAAATTAACTTCCCGCCACAAAAAGCTCGCTGACAAGTTATTATCGGCGCATATTTGTGAATCTCCCTATACCCGGTTACCACAGTATGAATATAGTAAGCTGCGCAAGGGGTTAAATTGTCAACCTGTTATTCTTTTTCGATAATTGTGGGGGGACGGATAATAGTTTGTGACACTTGTGGATGCACTGAAACTATAGAATCAGCCGTGTTGAGGAGTGTGAGTGAAATGAAACTCCTTTTTCTGGATAAAAAGATTACTACAAATATTGTCTATGAGTGGTGTCAAGTGGTGGAGTCGGAAAAGATGATTAGAAGGATACTGAAGAAAAATTTTAAAGCTATCGGGCCAGGAAAATATTGCTATTATGAATGATAAAATTCCTTTTAGTGAAACTAAGTAACAGCCTTTCCCGGAGTTCGGTCACATTGAAGCTTTAATAGTTACCGCTTTGGCTTCCTTTCCCGGAGTTCGGTCACTATGAACCTTTCTTAGTTACCGCTTTGGCTTCCTGTTCCAGAGTTCAGTCACTATGAACCTCTCATAGTTACCGCTTTGGCTTCCTGTTCCGGAGTTCGGTCACTATGAACCTTTCTTAGTTACCGCTTTGGCTTCCTGTTCCGGAGTTCGGTCACTATGAACCTTTCTTAGTTACCGCTTTGGCTTCCTGTTCCGGAGTTCGGTCACTATGAACCTTTCTTAGTTACCGCTTTGGCTTCCTGTTCCAAAGTTCAGTCACTATGAACCTTTCTTAGTTACCGCTTTGGCTTCCTGTTCCAAAGTTCAGTCACTATGAACCTCTCATAGTTACCGCTTTGGCTTCCTGTTCCGGAGTTCGATCACTATGAACCTTTCTTAGTTACCGCTTTGGCTTCCTGTTCCGGAGTTCGGTCACTATGAACCTTTCTTAGTTACCGCTTTGGCTTCCTGTTCCGGAGTTCGGTCACTATGAACCTTTCTTAGTTACCGCACCGCCTTCTTTTCCCGGAGTTCGGTCACTATGAACCTTTCTTAGTTACCGTTTTGGCTTCATTTCCCAGAGTTCGGTCACATTGAAGCTTTCATAGTTTCCGCTTTCGCTTCCGTGACCGGAGTTCTGTCGATAACATAATCCCCTCTTTATCGTTAAGTACATACAAAAAACCCAAGGAGCTCTCCTTGGGTTTTTCTAAAATATAGTCAATGGGTTACATTTTTTAAAACGTGTTTCAAGACAAATGCGTATATAACTACCGTGCCACCAACAAAAGCTAGAGTCATCAGTAAACACCTTCCTTATCCGCGCTGTCGCGTTGAGAATGATTTTCATCGTTAGTTAAATATTATCATAGCTGATAATCATTTTCAATAGCACTCGGTTAATTGTCATATTTATTTAACAATTTTGGTAAAAAGCGATTACAGCTTTGAAAGCTTCCCTCATACTCAGTTAATTCATTTAAGGCTTTTTCCTCTGCTGGAATCCGAACCGACAGCATTAACAGATTCAAGATAGTAAACAAAATGGCCGTAAAGTATGCCCCAAACAGCAACGGGACAACGATTAGTTCCAGTGTGACTACTACATAGTTCGGGTGTTTTATAAAACGGTATGGACCTTTTCTAATGACATTAACATTTGGCAACACCAAAATCTTTGTGTTCCAGTATTTTCCCAGCGAAGAAATAACCCAGAATCTCATTATCTGCGTAAAAACAAAAACGGATAATAACAGCGGCCAAAATTGAGGAACATCACGATTAATAGTTATTTTTTCAATGAAAAAAAACACAAAAAATAGTGCATGCATGAACACCATGTATTGATAGTGATTTGATCCGAATTCCAGTGCTCCTTGGTCTTTCATCCATTTTTCATTTTTTCGGGCTACAAATAGTTCAATGGCCCGTTGAAAAACGACAAATATAAAGAATAAAAGAAACAGAAGAATATTATCCACTTATTCCCACCTCACTAATAATAGTTCTGAACTGAAACCAGGACCTAGTGCTGTACACAATCCATAGGATCCCGCTTCAATATCCATTTCCATAAAACGCTTGAGTACAAATAGAATCGTTGCCGATGACATATTCCCATATTGCCGCAGAACCTCCAATGAAACGTCCGTCATTGCAGATGGAATAGATAGTGACTTTATGTATGCATCGATTACCTTTTTTCCTCCTGGATGAGCAATAAAATGGTCTATATCGGATAGTTCCAGCTGATTACTCTTTAAAAATTCACCGACATTTGGTTTTAACCAGTCTTCAATAATACGAGGGATATCACGGGAGAATACTACAAACAACCCTTGTTCCTTTATATCCCAACCCATTACATCCAATGAATCTGGCATCAGCGTCGATTGTGTATTTATAATAGAAGGAAATGATTTTTGTCGACGAATGTCATTTAAGTTAGCTTCATTGCCGCAAACCAATGCACATGCAATTCCATCCGCAAACAGCGAGGTCCCGATTAGGTTGCTTTTTGACAGGTCGTTTCGTTGAAAAGTTAAACTACAAAGTTCGACAGACAACACTAACACCTTTGCCTCAGGGTAAGCCAGACAATATTCAAATGCCCTTGATAAGCCCGCAGCTCCGCCTGCACAACCGAGTCCCCAAATCGGGATTCTTTTTGTGTGAGAATGAAAGGGTAAAAGGTTCATAATTCTTGCTTCAATACTTGGGGTCGCTAATCCAGTTGAAGAGATATAAAATATGGCATCGATTTCTTGAAAGTCCACCTTCCTAGCTAAAAAGCCCCGATTAGAAAGACATTTTTCAATTGCTTGTTTCCCTAGAGTAACTGCTGCTTCAATGTAAGCATTATTCTTTTCCTCAAAGGAATGATCCTTTTTAAACCATTCAATATCTTTCGCAAAATGTCTTTTTTCAATTTGACCATTCTGAAAGGCTTTTAGCAGTCTTTCAATATCCTTAAACCTTTCTGTAAAAATTCCTCGAGCGAAATCCATCGCTTGCTCTTGTTTTATTTCAAAAGGGGGAATTACTTCAGCAACGGATAGAATCGTTGGCATCATACATTCAGTCTCCTTTAACATACGTATAGATATTTTTTCCAATATAGGAAAAAATATTCCATAAAATAAAGGGGCAAAAAAAAAGCTTCCCTATCAGGGAAGCAAACGTTTTGAAGGTTGTTGTTGTTGTGCTTCTTGATTATATCGCGGATTTCCATTCTATTCATTAGATAATCTTTTCCAGTTGTTAAAATCCATTTATTTTTATTGGCCCCTGTTTATCCCTCGTATCTATGTATTCTTGAATATTTTAGCAGAGTATTTCAGTAATAAAACAAAAAGCACCTACGGTAAGGTGCATAAAAATTCTAACTATTTTTCGGATTGCTTTTGGACCTCGATATTAATTTTATTGCTCGCTAGTGACCCGCAGACCTTACAATATTCCACTTCACTATACAGAATCCGACATTGTTCGCAATAATATTTTTCCATAAAGAACACACTCTCTTCTGATGAGTCTAAGATACATATATTATTTTATTTATAGATTTCTGAATGGTGACTAATAGCAAAAAAAGATTGTTTTTTCTACCTTTCCGAACACATTCAACAACTTTTATCACAGGTTTTTCTCTGATGTTCACACTTTATTCACATTTACCTTAGAGGTATTGTGATATAAATCACTGATATACCAAGTTTTTATCATTACCATAGTAGATACCTAAGGAATGAACAATTTGTGAACTCTTAAATTTGTTATTTTTTCTTCACAATTGTTTTGTATTATGGAAGAGAAGTTATATTTATTTGATTTTTTCTGAAGGGAGTGCAAGGGGGATGGCAAAGGTGGAACTGAAAACCAACCAAAAAACAGAAGTTGAGGACAGCTCCTCACTTAAAGGGACATTTGTGTCTGTAATGTTTTTGGGAGCATTTATTGTTGTCACATGGGTAAGTGTCTATCTCTTATTCGTCAATCGTTTTTAAAGAGAGAAAGGGGAAAAGGTCATGCATATGCACAAGTTTGAAAAAATTTGGCTTACAGTTGGAATAAGTGCACTTGTGATTTTCTTATCAGTTGTTGGTGTGAGCGCTTTCTATCTGGGGAACAAGCCGCCAAGCTGTTTAACTACTATCGACCCAGCAAAGGTTGATACACAAGCACCATTCGATAAACCAGGTCTACATAAGGTTGAAGGAAAAGAGTGGGATTATGAACTAGTTTATGTTGCCTCTGCTTTCTCCTATAACCCTGCACAAGTTGAAGTTCCACTAGGAGCAAAGGTAAAGGTAATTGCAACGACTAAAGACGTTATTCACGGATTTCAAATGGCTGGAACGAATATTAATATGATGCTTGAACCAGGATACGTTAACGAAATTGTTACTACATTTGATAAGGCTGGAGAATATTTGGTGGTTTGTAATGAGTACTGTGGTACTGGACACCATTTAATGAGTTCGAAGATAGAGGTGGTTGAATAATGATTAACACTGCTTCGGAAAAATTTAAAGTTGACCCTCGTGATGCCAAAATCGGAATGGCAAACTTTTATGTTGCGTTTACCGCTCTTACACTTGGTGGACTTATGGGACTTTTACAAACTCTTGTCCGTTCAGGTAAATTTGAGCTTCCATGGGGAATTGATTATTACCAAATATTAACGGTTCATGGTGTATTGATGGGTCTTGTTTTAACAACCTTCTTTATCATGGGATTCCAATATGTTGTAGTCAGCCGGACAGCTGGAACACATTCAAAAACAGCAAGAAGAAGTGCTTGGATTGGCTTTTGGATTATGACTGTTGGAACAATTATGGCAGCGACCATGGTTTTACTTAAAGAAGCATCTGTACTTTATACATTCTATGCTCCACTTAAGGCTCACTGGATTTTTTACTTAGGATTAACATTTGTTATTGTTGGTAGTTGGTTTGCTGGAGCAGCACAAATTATGACCTATGCAAAATGGCGTAGGAATAATCCGGGTAAACCAAGCCCACTGTTAAGCTTTATGGCAGTGATCAATACCGTTTTATGGATTGTTGCTACACTTGGTGTTGCTGCATCTGTATTGTTCCAATTACTACCATGGTCATTAGGCATAGTGGATACAGTAGATGTTTTAATTAGCCGGACACTTTTCTGGTACTTCGGACATCCGCTAGTTTATTTCTGGTTACTTCCAGCCTATATGTGTTGGTATGCTATTATACCGAAAATTATCGGCGGAAAAATTTTCTCCGATTCGTTAGCTAGGTTATCATTCATTTTATTTTTACTTTTCTCAATTCCAGTCGGGTTTCACCATCAATTAACTGAACCAGGAATTGATCCTGCATGGAAGTTTTTACAAGTAGTTCTAACTTTCATGGTTATTATTCCATCATTGATGACTGCCTTTTCATTGTTTGCAACTTTCGAAAGGTATGGCCGCTCAAAAGGAGCAAAAGGACTTTTTGGATGGTTTAGAGTTCTGCCATGGAAAGATGCTCGTTTTACCGTTCCATTTCTCGGGATGGCAAGCTTTATCCCTGCGGGTGCAGGTGGTATTATCAATGCTTCAAACCAAATGAACCAAGTGATTCATAATACGATTTGGGTAACAGGTCATTTCCATTTAACAGCTGCAACCTCTGTGGTATTAACGTTCTTTGGAATATCTTTTTGGCTTGTTCCACACTTAACAGGACGTAAATTAACAAAAGCTATGAATAAACTAGGTATTATCCAAGGTTGGGTTTGGTTAATTGGGATGGCATTCATGTCTGGTGCGATGCACTTCCAAGGGCTATTAGGCGGTCCAAGGCGTTCATCATTCTCTACTTATGGTGACTCAGCCCAAGCCCTTGAATGGATACCATATCAAATTGCACAGGCGGTTGGCGGTTCGATTCTTTTCTTAGGAATCATCCTAATGATCATTATCTTTGTCAACCTAGCTTTCTTTGCACCTAAAGGTGAAGAGGAATTCCCAGTTGCTGAAGCAGAAAATCCTGATGAATCTGCACCAATGATTTTTGAAAACTGGAAATTATGGCTTGGGATCACTGTCCTACTTATTCTTTTCGCATACACGATACCGTTTATCGATATGATTCAAAACGCACCTCCAGGATCACCAGGGTTTAAAACATGGTAATATAAAATGCGGCAGCGACTTGTCTAGGGAAAAAGAAATTCATTTTTCTTAGACACTTTATTAGACAAAAAAAGGCTTCAATCTCCGTGATTGAAGCCCTTTTTATCGTTAATTTAGTTGGTATATATCACTATATTTATTGTATAAATAATCGATTAAGTATTTCGCATTTAGTCCTTCACCGGTAACATCATTTAAAATTTCCAGTGGCTTTTTAAGTTTGCCATATTGATGTATATTTTCTGTTAACCACTCTTTTATTGGAAGTAAATTTCCTTCCTCAAGAAGCTGGTCAAAGTTTAGAAGATCCTTGCGTATCTTGTTGTTAAACTGAGCAGCATACATATAGCCTAGCGCATAGGATGGGAAGTAACCAAAGCTGCCTCCTGCCCAATGAACATCCTGCAGTACACCCTTCGCATCATTTTCAGGGCGTATGCCTAGAAACTTTTCATATAAATCATTCCAAATTTCTGGGAGGTCTTTCACTTCGATTTCACCATTAAACAAGCCCTTTTCTATTTCATAGCGAATAATGACATGCAGCGGATAGGTTAACTCATCTGCTTCAATTCTTATGAGAGAAGGTTTTGACTCATTAATGGCACGATAGAAATCCTCTACCTTAACTTGATCAAACTGGCCACTAGCGTATTCTTTTAGCAACTGGTAATTGTTTTTCCAAAATGAGAAATTACGACCGACAATATTTTCATAGAAAAGTGATTGTGATTCATGAATTCCCATAGATGTCCCAGTACAAAGCGGTGTTCCAATTAACTTCTTTGATATATTCTGCTCGTATAACGCATGACCGCCTTCGTGAATTGTTCCAAATACTGCTGTCCGGAAATCCTGCTCGTCATATCTTGTTGTAACTCGAACATCTCCTGGATTTAAACCAATTGCGAAGGGATGTACCGTTTCATCGAGTCTGCCAGCATCAAAATCATAACCCATTTTACATAAGATTTCTTTACTAAATGCACTTTGTTCTTCTTTCTTAAATCTTTCAAAAAGGAAGTCTGTATTAGGTTTAATAGCTGACTCTTTGATTTGTTTGACTAATGGAACAATTTTATCCCTAAGTTCACCGAACACTTCGTCAAGAATGGCTACGGTAATTCCAGGCTCGTATAGGTCTAACAAGACATCATACATCTGTCCCTTTTCATTGCCCCAATAATTGACAAAGCGCTTTGTCATTTCTACTAACTTCTCTAAGTATGGTTGGAAAAGCTCAAAATCCGACTTTTCTTTTGCTTCTTCCCAAACATTCTCAGCTTTTGATTGCAGGATGACATATTCTTTGTATTCTTCTGCCGGAACTTTTTTATTTCGTTCATATTCCTTTTTACATTCTTCTAGGATTTTTTTTGTCGTTTCGGAAAGTTCTGCTTTTCCTAGATTAGCTATGTATGATGCCATTTCTTCAGAAGTCGACATTTTAAAAACTTCAGAAGAAAGAACCCCTATTACCTCTGATCGTTGTTCGACTCCTTTCTTCGGAGCACCTGTCCTTAGGTCCCAATAAATTACACTTAGTGCTTCATTATATGCTGAAATTTTCTTCACATAATCCAGAAATGCTTCTTCCATTTGTACTGTTTTCATACTCATTTTGAATTCCCCCTTTCCAACGATTTTATCATATTTTTCTGAAGAATATTCCGTCACCCGAGATAAAAAAACAACAGAAATAAATTCCTGTTGTAAAAAATATATATAGGGAAAGAGAATGTTACTGAGAAAATATATTCAATAACTAAGATTATCGAGTTGAGAGGTTATTAGACCCCATAGAGTCTAAGTGATTATTTTTTACCGATTGATACCTTCCATGTTTCAGGACCTTCTTCAAGATATTCCCAAGAGAATTGCTCAGGTCTTTCCATCTGAAATTGGTATGAAAGTGGTCTAGGATCATGGTCGTTGACAATCTGCATAAATTCTCCAGATTTTAATTCGTCAAATGCTTTAAAAATCGTTACGTGCTTTTCACGTGGTGCGTAATCTGGAACATTGATGATTGTTGCGAATGTTTGCATCATTTTCACTCCTTTTAATTTGTTAACTTCTAGCTTATTATAAAAAACAAATGGCTTTTACATAGTGCGTCCCATCACACTAAGAGAATAATTTTATTCAAAGATGTTAAAATGCATAGGAGGATGTTTATGAAGGAATTGATAGGAACTTGTAAGTCATGTTCCAAGGAAATCTTTTGCTTAGATGGATTCTTTAACGGTGTACACACAGATGACAAAGTACTTTATTGTTTTGAGTGCTTTGAAGGAACAAAGAAAGACGAAGATCCGCAAAGTTAATCTTTGCGGATCTTTTTCATTATTTAGGTTTTAAAAAAGTAGTTGGTGATAGTGAAAAATACATTATCTATGATTGAGGTCACATAAATACTGTGAAATCACTGTTACAATGGTCTTATAAAAGAGAAAATTACTACTAATAAAAGGGGTTGTATCTATAATGGAACAAAGAATTATTGAACTAGATGTACGCGAGGATTTGAAGAATAAGATTGAACCCTTCCAAAAAATAATGGATGCAATTAAAGAAGTAAAGGATAATGATATTTTTATCCTTCACGCTCCATTTAAGCCTGCACCACTTTTTGCGGTACTAAAGGCAAAAGGCTTTACACATGAAGCAGAAGAGCTTGATAAGAAACATTGGAAAGTAACTTTTACTAAGAATGCCTAAATTGGATAGGAAGAAAGGTGATAGGGTATGATTTTAGATAATCGCGGCCTGGAACCGCCACAGCCAATGATGAGGACACTTGCAGCCTTAGAAACCCTCGGTGCTGGTGAAGTACTAACCATTATTAATGATCGGCGTCCGATGTTCCTTTACGAGCAGCTCGAGGATTTAGGGTACCAGCAACGGACGGAAGCACAGAATGATGGCAGTTTTAAAATTGAAATCTTCAAGTAAGAAGGTGTAATTATATGCTTCCTCAAAATTTGGGAAGTGAAACAAATATCAAGCTTCCATTTTTATTTATCTTTTTTAGTATTATTTCTTTAATTATTTCACAAGTCCTACTATTGTTAAATGGACAGATGCTTGTCGAGGGTGGCTTTAGAATACCAGCTATTTGGTCATCCGCTCACCTGCTAATTTTAGGATGGGCTTTAATGGTGGCAATGGGTGCGATGTATCAATTAGTACCTGTGGCCTTTTTAACTAAAATTTGGAATGAGAAATTTGGCTTTATTCAGTTTTTCATTACTGCAATAGGAATTGCGACCTTTTCAGGGATGCTATATTTGTCCCCACAAAATGCCTTAATCCCAGGTATACTGACTTTACTAGGCATCTTAATGTTTGTATTCCAAATGGTGATGACTTTAAGAAAGCAAGCAAAACCGAACATCCTTACTGCTTTTGTTGGCAGTGCGTTAGTTGGTTTATTTTTAACGATATTCTTAGGGATTACACTGGTTATTTCCCTTAAAACAGGCTTTGCATCCGAATACTATCAATCTTTCTTTAAAAGCCATCTCTTAATGGGTGTAACTGGCTGGTTTACCCTTTTGATTTTCGGCTTTTCTTATAAAATGGTACCAATGTTTTCATTATCTCATGGTTTTCCAATGGTTCAGGCGAGATATGTCTATGGATTTTATGCTGTGGGACTGCTAATCACGCTAATTTCATTTTTTAATAATAATTCGTTGTTATTAAAATTAGGATTCCTTCTCTTGCTAATCGGGTTTTCTATTTTTAGTTGGCATATTAGCATCATTATTAAAAAGAGATTAAAGAAAAAGCTTGATAAGCCATTTACAATTGCCATCATTGCAATTAGCTTTGGAAATCTCATCCATCTTGCTGCCTTTATCGCTTTATTCACTGGACATTTTTCAATAATCATTGGGCCACTCATTTATCTGTATTTATTTCTTTGGATTATCCTAAGTATTAGTGGTTATTTATTTAAAATTGTTCCGTTTCTATGGTGGACATATAAATATAGTAAGGAAATTGGCAAACATGCTGTTCCTTCATTAAAAGATATGATGAATGAAAAAATTGTTGTACCTTTATTTTCATTATTTGTTGTTTCTGTTTTAACTGTATTTCTATCCCTACTATTTAAAACCGTTTTACTGTTTAATATTGGGCAAATTGTGCTTTCAATCGTGTTTATTGTTCTTTCATTAAACATTCTAAGTGTTCTAAAAAAATAATGAGGTGATTTTAGATGAATTTAAAAGAGAAAGTACTTATTTCGTTAAAAACTGTACTAGATCCTGAGTTAAATATAAATGTCGTTGACCTTGGTTTAATTTATGATGTGGATATAACTGATGAGGCAGATGTCAAAATCACGATGACATTAACCACACCAGGCTGTCCCCTTCATGACAGTATTACTAGCGGGGTACGGTATTGCGTTGAAGGCATGGAAGAGACAAGAAATGTTGAGGTTAATACTGTTTGGGAACCAGCATGGTCTCCTGAAAAAATGTCTCCTGAAGGCAAAAGATTATTAGGCATGTAAGAAGCCAAAAAGGTCAACCACCACTATTCGGTGCTTGACCTTTTTTATATTATGCAGTCATTATTGGTTTCGTTGGCAGAACATCTTTAATTGTTTGCAATAATTCTTCAGAGATATCATCTTGAAGCATGATATGAACGGTACCACGGTCATTTTCACTCCTAATTAAGCGACCTACACCCTGCTTTAAACGAAGCAGCATATATGGTAAATCAACATCCCGATACGGGTCTTCTACGCCTTCCCTTTTCGCGGTAAACACAGGGTCGTTTGGTGGAAATGGCAAAGAATAAATGATGATATTCTCTAGCGACCTTCCTGGAATATCTAACCCTTCCCATAGATGTATGGTACACAGGATAGCATGCTCCTCATTTTGGAACTTGGAAACGAGCGTGCTAATTTCTTCGTCCCCTTCAAAATAGATCGGATACTCTACCGAGCCCTTTAGGCTTTCTTTCAACTGTTTCATTTCGTTTTGATTGTTCAAAAGGATCAGTGCTCTGCCTTCTGATTGTCGAATGGTATTCAATAGATAGTCTAGCTT from Neobacillus sp. FSL H8-0543 includes:
- a CDS encoding dynamin family protein, encoding MVQTANQQDTIQALKSKITAIYGYLNKQGDVENAEKTKQLAKKLENREFMIAFCGHFSAGKSTMINRVVGENLLPSSPIPTSANLVKVKSGEEYAKVFFKNEKPRLYLAPYDYELVKNHCKDGDQIEEIEISHADSPLPAETVIMDTPGIDSADDAHRIATESAIHLADLVFYVMDYNHVQAELNFLFTKELTEAGKEVYLVINQVDKHREDELSFLDFQQSVLDSFSAWGVEPARIYYTSLKFEDHQHNEFNELQQFISQKLQTKDQFLQQSIFHSLKKIAEDHLEKMRIISEEELQPAIEILNELPDEDREKLHHSYQEIKINLQTLSGGVTDTEKEMDAQIVQIMKNAYLMPFQTRALAEAFLEAYQPEFKVGLLFTKQKTMEEKKTRRDRFYQELLEKTKSQLEWHLREYLLTLVKEHDLDNQELQTIAQAFTVKIPVELVNETVKQGARLSGEYVLHYTEDIANGIKKIARLEIEEFKTVFLAFLTEKTEKLKKMYHVEYQKIERYVGALEKVSNLETQNEEEGKIVTQLLTQVSNFNLDTIQLFNQAEQDFEVVYGQEKTARADAEFAIKTINKPAPVKISIKAAAEEPDHVQQMINRLEKASKLVTNLPGFQKLADELAEKAERLTNRGFTVALFGAFSAGKSSFANALMGEKVLPVSPNPTTAAINKIKPVTERYQHGTVLVKFKEEAAMLEDVNRSLKFFEVQVGNLNEASKEIDKVMLEKGQEGVLEKTHYAFLQAFKQGCNDYFHQLGAVIETDLNEFAEFVAREERSCFVEWIELYYDCELTRKGITLVDTPGADSINARHTGVAFDYIKNSDAILFVTYYNHAFSRADREFLIQLGRVKESFQLDKMFFIINAIDLAEDEEEQETVTDYVKEQLVKYGISQPHLYPLSSLLALKEKLEIGTINQSGLGNFERNFYHFISNDLTKMAITSARNELHRVQELVGKMIQGSREDQSEKDNKRSEIVRQKAMIKAFFDKQTEEALTKRMTQESTELIYYIKQRVFFRFNDFFKEAFNPTALRDDGRNLKNALQGALDEFLESLGFDLAQEMRATTVRLDRFAEKILVDFQKVLVRDLVEINDDLSFSTFETNFDEGIDFPIAFSNINKKIFTKAISYFKNPKAFFEKNEKKLMSDELQANLSTHADDYLKIEAKRVEEYYTNLLCSEFNRLISQMNAQVEDFYYSLQSALDGGVLIEDLLEVYKKLEEYGG
- a CDS encoding nuclease-related domain-containing protein, whose translation is MEVVKPRTVPTELIILRHLNTRMELTPNDKQLYVYLEKGYVGEVTFEILTYQLQSDVLILRDLLLEVNNTLFQIDTLIISADIIYPCEVKNYEGDYYYQSDRLYTKSGSEIKDPLLQLERCESLLRQFLQKTGYTFPLESNVIYVNLKFTLYQAPLNKPIIFPSQLNACMIKLDKSPPKLTSRHKKLADKLLSAHICESPYTRLPQYEYSKLRKGLNCQPVILFR
- a CDS encoding isoprenylcysteine carboxyl methyltransferase family protein, with the translated sequence MDNILLFLLFFIFVVFQRAIELFVARKNEKWMKDQGALEFGSNHYQYMVFMHALFFVFFFIEKITINRDVPQFWPLLLSVFVFTQIMRFWVISSLGKYWNTKILVLPNVNVIRKGPYRFIKHPNYVVVTLELIVVPLLFGAYFTAILFTILNLLMLSVRIPAEEKALNELTEYEGSFQSCNRFLPKLLNKYDN
- a CDS encoding 3-oxoacyl-[acyl-carrier-protein] synthase III C-terminal domain-containing protein, coding for MPTILSVAEVIPPFEIKQEQAMDFARGIFTERFKDIERLLKAFQNGQIEKRHFAKDIEWFKKDHSFEEKNNAYIEAAVTLGKQAIEKCLSNRGFLARKVDFQEIDAIFYISSTGLATPSIEARIMNLLPFHSHTKRIPIWGLGCAGGAAGLSRAFEYCLAYPEAKVLVLSVELCSLTFQRNDLSKSNLIGTSLFADGIACALVCGNEANLNDIRRQKSFPSIINTQSTLMPDSLDVMGWDIKEQGLFVVFSRDIPRIIEDWLKPNVGEFLKSNQLELSDIDHFIAHPGGKKVIDAYIKSLSIPSAMTDVSLEVLRQYGNMSSATILFVLKRFMEMDIEAGSYGLCTALGPGFSSELLLVRWE